In Oncorhynchus kisutch isolate 150728-3 linkage group LG5, Okis_V2, whole genome shotgun sequence, a genomic segment contains:
- the LOC109891569 gene encoding vasopressin V2 receptor-like, which translates to MHPFNSSLGNFSMMMEVEDTPRDENLAKVEIALLSVIFVSASILNTGLLLVLWKRRKQVSRMRVFVFHLCIADLVVAFFQVCPQLMWEITDRFIGPDLVCRLVKYLQVVGMFASTYMIVVMTIDRYQAICNPMVKFQRRHARWNIPVCVAWTISLVGGLPQMFIFSRVQVAPGVFDCWADFIQPWGLKTYITWTTLVIFVLPILTVVVCQVQICRAIQVNLYLKTHQEGGSGVAFRLPSRTSSVAGVSKARIKTVKMTVVIVFVYIICWTPFFMVQLWSVWDMDAPTETTTFTILMLLASLNSCTNPCIYLLFSGQLPKKLETVLCRSPSEVKDSINDEAAVVSSLYVSFKSISDSK; encoded by the exons ATGCACCCGTTTAACAGCAGTCTCGGTAACTTTAGTATGATGATGGAGGTTGAGGACACGCCCCGGGATGAAAATCTTGCCAAAGTAGAGATCGCGCTGCTCAGTGTTATCTTCGTAAGCGCCTCTATCCTGAACACCGGACTATTACTGGTTCTGTGGAAGCGGCGCAAACAGGTCTCCAGGATGCGTGTCTTCGTGTTCCATCTGTGCATCGCAGACCTGGTGGTTGCGTTTTTCCAGGTTTGCCCGCAGCTCATGTGGGAAATTACTGACAGGTTCATTGGACCAGACCTGGTTTGCCGCTTGGTGAAGTATCTGCAGGTAGTGGGCATGTTTGCGTCCACCTACATGATTGTGGTGATGACCATTGACCGCTACCAGGCTATATGCAACCCCATGGTCAAGTTTCAGAGGAGGCACGCGCGCTGGAACATCCCAGTGTGCGTCGCCTGGACGATCTCCCTCGTGGGCGGCCTGCCTCAGATGTTCATCTTCTCGAGGGTCCAGGTGGCGCCCGGGGTGTTCGACTGCTGGGCGGACTTCATCCAGCCCTGGGGCCTGAAGACCTACATCACTTGGACCACGCTGGTCATCTTTGTCTTACCCATTTTAACTGTGGTGGTGTGCCAGGTGCAAATATGTCGAGCCATCCAGGTCAACCTTTATCTAAAGACGCATCAGGAGGGGGGCAGCGGCGTGGCCTTTCGACTGCCCTCCAGAACCAGCAGCGTGGCCGGGGTATCCAAAGCACGAATCAAGACCGTGAAGATGACGGTGGTTATTGTGTTCGTCTATATCATCTGCTGGACTCCGTTCTTCATGGTCCAGCTTTGGTCTGTTTGGGACATGGACGCGCCGACGGAAA CGACAACGTTCACCATCCTGATGCTGTTGGCGAGTCTGAACAGCTGCACAAACCCCTGCATCTACCTGCTCTTCAGCGGCCAGCTGCCCAAGAAGCTGGAAACGGTGCTGTGCCGGAGTCCGTCCGAAGTGAAAGACTCCATTAATGATGAGGCCGCGGTGGTCAGCTCGCTCTACGTGAGCTTCAAAAGCATTTCCGACTCCAAATAG